The following are encoded together in the Triticum dicoccoides isolate Atlit2015 ecotype Zavitan chromosome 6B, WEW_v2.0, whole genome shotgun sequence genome:
- the LOC119320089 gene encoding adventurous-gliding motility protein Z-like isoform X2, whose translation MLSSERASSSGGDTTEQIVVAQLEKPDRAPMAKDGDTPSSSSAAAARMRLLEREVATAKQTENKMLESLISQTKELEQAKMALEEAKLEAATLWRAGPAQQGQWSVRDLMFGGVDEEINGLRARLRSALAGEERSRKAADDLAAALSAVTMEAKQVKAWLSDAQADLERANAEAGRLEGLLRATEADLWSATEQLDGVMSDWKEAAAAWRAREKALLGRARAAEEDAAAARRENAELAEMHRAVDHDNDGLRRALERAAEEANAASESLEFASGENSKLRDAVAEKEDAMESLRLENESLKSSEAAAQGRAADLHNQLTAATKTADGGAGGGEKACATGLLLEEWKTDAQGKLSAAAFLDSGRVMAAASRKDRRMFASISNLAELRSAAAAAAMDDYYEFDHFDDGRQYGGLEHAMKQRKRRSVLRKFGDFFRRRSLHKSDFGPVLPR comes from the exons ATGCTATCTTCCGAG CGTGCCAGCAGCAGCGGTGGCGACACGACGGAGCAGATAGTAGTGGCGCAGCTGGAGAAGCCAGACAGGGCGCCAATGGCCAAGGACGGCGACACGCCGTcatcgtcgtcggcggcggcggcgcggatgcgGCTTCTGGAGCGAGAGGTGGCGACGGCGAAGCAGACCGAGAACAAGATGCTGGAGTCACTGATCAGCCAGACCAAGGAGCTGGAGCAGGCCAAGATGGCGCTCGAGGAGGCCAAGCTCGAGGCCGCCACGCTGTGGCGGGCGGGGCCCGCGCAGCAGGGCCAGTGGAGCGTCAGGGACCTCATGTTCGGCGGCGTCGACGAGGAGATCAACGGGCTGAGGGCCAGGCTCCGGTCGgcgctggccggcgaggagaggagCCGGAAGGCGGCGGACGACCTCGCCGCCGCGCTCTCCgccgtcaccatggaggccaagcAGGTGAAGGCGTGGCTGTCCGACGCGCAGGCCGACCTCGAGCGCGCCAACGCCGAGGCCGGCCGGCTCGAGGGCCTGCTGCGCGCCACCGAGGCGGACCTGTGGTCCGCCACCGAGCAGCTCGACGGCGTCATGTCCGACTGGAAGGAGGCCGCGGCAGCGTGGCGCGCCAGGGAGAAGGCGCTGCTCGGGCGCGCCcgcgcggccgaggaggacgccgccgccgcccggcgcgAGAACGCCGAGCTCGCCGAGATGCACCGGGCGGTAGACCACGACAACGACGGCCTGCGGCGCGCGCTcgagcgggcggcggaggaggccaaCGCGGCCAGCGAGTCGCTCGAGTTCGCCAGCGGCGAGAACTCCAAGCTGCGCGACGCCGTCGCCGAGAAAGAGGACGCCATGGAGTCCCTGAGGCTGGAGAACGAGTCGCTCAAGTCCAGCGAGGCTGCCGCGCAGGGGCGTGCCGCGGATCTGCACAATCAGCTCACGGCGGCAACCAAGACGGCCGATGGTGGCGCCGGCGGTGGAGAGAAGGCATGCGCAACGGGGTTGCTGCTGGAGGAGTGGAAAACCGATGCGCAGGGGAAGCTTAGCGCGGCGGCGTTCCTGGACTCCGGCAGGGTGATGGCCGCCGCGAGCCGGAAGGACCGCCGGATGTTCGCGTCCATCAGCAACCTGGCCGAGCTAAGGtccgcggcggcagcggcggccatGGATGATTACTATGAGTTCGATCACTTCGATGACGGAAGACAGTACGGTGGCCTGGAGCATGCCATGAAGCAGAGGAAGAGGCGGTCCGTTCTACGCAAATTCGGAGACTTTTTTAGGAGGAGAAGCCTCCACAAGTCAGACTTTGGCCCGGTTCTACCTAGGTAG
- the LOC119321763 gene encoding protein EARLY RESPONSIVE TO DEHYDRATION 15-like: MSAMVASSLNPEAPLFIPAAFQQVEDFSPQWWDLVKSTAWFRDHWYHQHQQLDAMADSLVAFEAEDAIHDDLLHGFAVVVEASQPHPPAALKTDGVLKALSLASPSPKGADALRGLSEKPRYTEKPTKYAGSPRSGGAPRFIHQLASLGRDVKLHESTKSRAL; this comes from the exons ATGAGCGCCATGGTGGCGTCGTCGCTCAACCCGGAGGCCCCGCTCTTCATCCCGGCAGCGTTCCAGCAGGTGGAGGACTTCTCGCCGCAGTGGTGGGACCTCGTCAAGTCCACCGCCTGGTTTCGCGACCACTGGTACCACCAGCACCAGCAGCTCGacgccatggccgactccctcgtcgCCTTCGAGGCCGAGGACGCCATCCACGACGACCTCTTGCACGGCTTcgctgtcgtcgtcgaggcttcgcAGCCGCACCCGCCAGCGGCACTCAAGACTG ACGGGGTGCTCAAGGCGCTGAGCCTGGCGTCCCCAAGCCCAAAGGGCGCCGACGCCCTGCGTGGCCTCTCGGAGAAGCCTAGGTACACCGAGAAGCCCACCAAGTACGCCGGCAGCCCGAGGAGCGGTGGCGCGCCGCGCTTCATCCACCAGCTAGCCTCGCTAGGTCGGGATGTCAAGCTTCACGAATCGACCAAATCCCGCGCCTTGTGA
- the LOC119320089 gene encoding tol-Pal system protein TolA-like isoform X1 yields MLPSRPRSRSWGGAPTTPPASTPRHERSTSTTTFSMLSSERASSSGGDTTEQIVVAQLEKPDRAPMAKDGDTPSSSSAAAARMRLLEREVATAKQTENKMLESLISQTKELEQAKMALEEAKLEAATLWRAGPAQQGQWSVRDLMFGGVDEEINGLRARLRSALAGEERSRKAADDLAAALSAVTMEAKQVKAWLSDAQADLERANAEAGRLEGLLRATEADLWSATEQLDGVMSDWKEAAAAWRAREKALLGRARAAEEDAAAARRENAELAEMHRAVDHDNDGLRRALERAAEEANAASESLEFASGENSKLRDAVAEKEDAMESLRLENESLKSSEAAAQGRAADLHNQLTAATKTADGGAGGGEKACATGLLLEEWKTDAQGKLSAAAFLDSGRVMAAASRKDRRMFASISNLAELRSAAAAAAMDDYYEFDHFDDGRQYGGLEHAMKQRKRRSVLRKFGDFFRRRSLHKSDFGPVLPR; encoded by the exons ATGCTGCCCTCCAGGCCGAG ATCGCGATCGTGGGGTGGTGCTCCGACGACTCCTCCGGCTTCCACGCCCCGGCACGAGCGCAGCACGTCTACCACCACCTTCTCCATGCTATCTTCCGAG CGTGCCAGCAGCAGCGGTGGCGACACGACGGAGCAGATAGTAGTGGCGCAGCTGGAGAAGCCAGACAGGGCGCCAATGGCCAAGGACGGCGACACGCCGTcatcgtcgtcggcggcggcggcgcggatgcgGCTTCTGGAGCGAGAGGTGGCGACGGCGAAGCAGACCGAGAACAAGATGCTGGAGTCACTGATCAGCCAGACCAAGGAGCTGGAGCAGGCCAAGATGGCGCTCGAGGAGGCCAAGCTCGAGGCCGCCACGCTGTGGCGGGCGGGGCCCGCGCAGCAGGGCCAGTGGAGCGTCAGGGACCTCATGTTCGGCGGCGTCGACGAGGAGATCAACGGGCTGAGGGCCAGGCTCCGGTCGgcgctggccggcgaggagaggagCCGGAAGGCGGCGGACGACCTCGCCGCCGCGCTCTCCgccgtcaccatggaggccaagcAGGTGAAGGCGTGGCTGTCCGACGCGCAGGCCGACCTCGAGCGCGCCAACGCCGAGGCCGGCCGGCTCGAGGGCCTGCTGCGCGCCACCGAGGCGGACCTGTGGTCCGCCACCGAGCAGCTCGACGGCGTCATGTCCGACTGGAAGGAGGCCGCGGCAGCGTGGCGCGCCAGGGAGAAGGCGCTGCTCGGGCGCGCCcgcgcggccgaggaggacgccgccgccgcccggcgcgAGAACGCCGAGCTCGCCGAGATGCACCGGGCGGTAGACCACGACAACGACGGCCTGCGGCGCGCGCTcgagcgggcggcggaggaggccaaCGCGGCCAGCGAGTCGCTCGAGTTCGCCAGCGGCGAGAACTCCAAGCTGCGCGACGCCGTCGCCGAGAAAGAGGACGCCATGGAGTCCCTGAGGCTGGAGAACGAGTCGCTCAAGTCCAGCGAGGCTGCCGCGCAGGGGCGTGCCGCGGATCTGCACAATCAGCTCACGGCGGCAACCAAGACGGCCGATGGTGGCGCCGGCGGTGGAGAGAAGGCATGCGCAACGGGGTTGCTGCTGGAGGAGTGGAAAACCGATGCGCAGGGGAAGCTTAGCGCGGCGGCGTTCCTGGACTCCGGCAGGGTGATGGCCGCCGCGAGCCGGAAGGACCGCCGGATGTTCGCGTCCATCAGCAACCTGGCCGAGCTAAGGtccgcggcggcagcggcggccatGGATGATTACTATGAGTTCGATCACTTCGATGACGGAAGACAGTACGGTGGCCTGGAGCATGCCATGAAGCAGAGGAAGAGGCGGTCCGTTCTACGCAAATTCGGAGACTTTTTTAGGAGGAGAAGCCTCCACAAGTCAGACTTTGGCCCGGTTCTACCTAGGTAG